DNA from Leptospira langatensis:
GAATTTCTAGCGTTAGTTCTCATTCTTGTAGGGGTCACGATCAATCTAGCTCTTGCTTGGTTCTCTTCTTTGCAAAGATTTGCGAGCTTACATATCATATTGAGCCTGGTCTCTCTCGCGATCCTTCCTTTCACTACATTGATCTTCTTCCTGGGAATGGGAGTTTCATTTTTCAGCGTGCTTCTCTCTTATAGAGCAAAGTGGGAATTCCATCTTTTACAAACGACACTCTCCTTCTTAGTTCTGAATTTTATCTATAAGACGCATTTCTCTTTGGCGGCCCCTATTCTGGACTCTATGCAATCCAGGACTTGGGGGATCTTAGGGACCTTGCTTGTCGGCGTAGCAGCGATCCTAGTACATTATAGAAAAGTATACTCCTCCGAAAAATTCGAGGCCTTACCTTTTGTCACTCATTTGTTCTCTTGGGCTGGGATCGGTCTTGGACTTGCCTTATACTCGACCGGATCCGTTTGGAATCCACTGATCCTGATCTTAAGTTCCGTTTTACTTTTCTTCTGGGCAAGAACCGCAAGAGAAACGAAGAAGATCCGTTGGCTCTATCTAACCGACAGTTTAGTTTCTCTATCGATCGCATTCGTTGGAGTTTTACTTTTAAGTAGATTGGAGATCGACAAATTCGCGATCACTGTCTTCTCTTCTTTGTTATTTTCGATCTTCTTCATCGTAGCTTCCGAGGAGAAAGAGACATTCTTGCAAAAGGTAGGAGCAGCGCTTTTGCATTTCTCTTGGGGACTTTTCTTACTTCTTCTCTTGGAAGATCAGTCTTCCTCGAATAAGGTGGGATTTATCTCCACTACGGTAACTTGCTTAGGAATGCTTGCGCTTTCGTTCGGGATACAGATCTATGATTCGATCCGAAACAAGAACTCAGCGACAGCAGTAGACGATATCTATGGTCTTTTAGAAGGACATAAAATCTCTCCGTCAGGGATATTTGCAGGTTTATTCGCCTCCGCAATCTGTTTCTTAGCGTTTCCTTGGCAGTACTCCGAATTTTACCTCCCAATCTTCGGAATAGTTCTCTTGGCGATCCGGCAAAATCGGAATTGGAACGGTTTAGGAATAGGATTGTTCCCATTTCTACTTGCCTTACACGCGTTAGTGATCTATAGGATCTCTCATTTAGAACCTTGGGATATATTACTTAGGGATCTTCCTGCGATTGTATTCAGCTTCTTATGTATTCCTCTTTCTAGAATTAAACTAAATTCAGAAAAAACCCTATATTTTTCCCAACCGGGGGCTATATTATTTTCTTCTCATATACTTTTCCTAAGCTACTGGGTCGCAAATCCGATCTCTCCCTTTTTACCGGGGATCTTGTGGCTCCTTCTTTCCGTATTCTACCTGGAAGCTAAGGTATTCTTCGAGAAGAAACAGGAAACTTGGAATCAATCCTGGAAGTCGTCCATCATAGCGAGTAGGAATGTTTGGGCAGTCTTTGCGATTTCCTTTGTGGTCTTGTTCTTAGGTGCGCATATTCTAGTGCATCTACAGTCCGAATATTCCTTCGGGATCTTCAAGATCCGATTCTTGATCCAGATCTTCGCCATAGCGATTTTCTTATACTGGGCAACCAGTTCGTCCTCTCAAACATTCGATACTCTTTGGGACAGGATCCTTCCTTTCTTCTGGGAACTGAGTGCGATCATGGCAACGATCGCGATCGCATTAGAAGTCCCGAATCAGTGGTTGGCAGTAGGCTGGATCCTCTGGGCATTCTTGTTAGAATGGATCGGGTACAAATTCCACGCACGGGTCTCCAGATTCAGGTTCTATTCTCTTTGCTTTTTCTGGTATTCTTGTATCCATGTTGGATTCGTTTCTAGCACGAATACGACTCCATCACTCTATTGGGCGGACCAAGAATGGTTCGGCGGATTGATCGCAATTCTCTTATTAACCGTTTACTTAGTGAGAATGTACAAGCTTCCCTATCGTGCAGGTTCCGAAGCAGAAGGCTTCCCATCTACGATCAAACAGATTGCGGAGAAGTTGGAGCCAAGATATAATATTGCGATCTTCTATCCTTTGTTTGCGGCGATCGCTCTCTTTCTCTATTGGAGTTTCGATTCTTCTCTTCTTACCCTTCTCTGGATGGTAGAAGTTTTTATTGTCTTTGTGATCGGACTCCTACTAAAAGAGGAACATTTCAGATATGTCTCTCTTGGTGCTATGATCGTTTGCTTGGTCCGATTGATCTTCTGGGATCTATCCAACTCTTCCACAATTACTAGGGCCCTAGTGTTCTTAGGCGTGGGAGGAATATTGATTTTAATGAATACACTTTACGGAAAATTCAAAAGCAAGGAAGGGTCCGATGCTGCGTAATAGATTTTTCTTCCTTCTTTCCCTTTTGGTCTCCGGTGGTTTGCTTTCCTTTTTAGCCGTCAAGAGCAAGGCGAACGTGCAATTGCCTGCCACCCTTTCTCCTGCATTCCAATTGTTGGGAAAGCCGATCAAGACGATCGATCGTTCCCTCACGAAACTGCTTCCGATCAATGATCTAGATGAAAAGCGATTAGGCGATTCAATCGCCTTGAGATACGAATCCTATTCCGATCCTACCAGTCCGGATCAGATCTATCTCCGGAATTTGGTGTATAACCTGAGCGTAGGAAATTCCAAGAATTTCGAATATAGGGTTTTTATAATGGATACCTCTTCTCCGAATGCGTTTGCCATGCCGGGCGGAATTCTATTCGTAACCAAGGGTCTCTTATCAATGGTGAAATCTGAAGCCGAACTTGCCGCTATATTAGGGCATGAAATAGGCCACGTAGAACTATCGCATTGCATGGATGGGGTCAGAGGAGAGCTTCTAGCCCGCAAAATAGGCGCTGCAAGCCTAGGAGAATTCGCGGATATCGCTGTTGGCCTTCTCATCAGACCTTCTTTCAGCAAAAACCAAGAGGATGAAGCAGACCAGTACGGTTACGAACTATTGCGTAGGGAAAAGTATGACCCATATGCAATGGGAAGAACCTTCAGAAGATTAAAAGAAGCCACAGGAGAAGGAGAAGCGTCTCTTTCCCCCATCCAAGAATACTTTATGACTCATCCGCATTTGGAACATCGCTCCGAGAAGTTTACGGAAATGGCAAAAAAAGAGGATGAAGGCAGCTATTACGTAGGAGCAAAAAATCTAAACGAGCGTTCGTCTAGATATGAGCAGGAATACGAAGAGGAATTCGTAAAACGCTAAGCAGATCGGATAAAATTCCTTCTACAAAACGGAATTTTTCCCTTAGAAATCAGGTCATACACTCTTACTTTGCAAGGATAGCGAAGAGCATCCTAAGCGAGCAAAGTAGATCGTTTGGAAATAATTTATTTAAAATGCTCGATGAGCGTTTTCCAAATATTTTTTCCAAAATCACTCATATTCTTTCAGCAATAGGCCTTAAATTTAAGGAAATTGTATAGATCCAACTTAATGCTAAGAGGTTATTTACCCTTCCTTCATTGCTTATTAAAAAATCCGTAATTTATTGAAAAAGATCTGTATTTTCAGCCGGTTTTATGGGTATGGTATTTATGGAATGTTACCTAAGTACCATAACTGGCAACTTAGTTAACATATATCCAATTCTCTTCACTATTCTCACTACGTGAGCGGCCTCTTCGGAGGCCGCTCCGGTCTTTTGATTTTTTCTCTTGCTCTTGACGCTTCTTCCTGATGATTTGGGAAAAAAATTATTACTCAGGAATGAGAATGAAAAAAAGAGCATTGGCTATATTGGTAATTTACCTAATCGGTTTTTCACTCTTCGCGCAAGCCGGAGGAGCAAACCGACAGCCTCAAAAAAATCCACCCAACCCAAATCCACAGAACCAAAACAATGGACCGATCCAAAATACGAACGACCAGAACTCGAGTTCGAATTCTTCCAACGAAGATACGAGCACATACTCCGGTTTATTAACTATTTTGGAACTAGATGCCGTTAGTGGCGGTTTAGAAAAAGGCGGACCTCAATCCGTAAACGGGATCCTGAATAGCGTCCGTCTCGCAAGCAGTGTGCTAGGAGACGCACCCGAATTCTTTAAGGAGAATACTTCTACCACGCCGGTGGGAACAATATCTCCTAAGATACGATTGAGCCAGCAGCTTTCGGACAATACCTTTATAGGCTTCAATTATTCCCTGGGGGAAAAATCCGAAACCAAGACTACCACTACCAGTACTTCCAATCGTTTTACCGAAGATACGATCAAGCCTACTACGAACGAATGGAAGATCCGATATGGTTGGGGACCTTTGAACCTTCTTACCAGGAAAGACTTCAGCTATGAATTCTCTTTCG
Protein-coding regions in this window:
- a CDS encoding M48 family metallopeptidase, with protein sequence MLRNRFFFLLSLLVSGGLLSFLAVKSKANVQLPATLSPAFQLLGKPIKTIDRSLTKLLPINDLDEKRLGDSIALRYESYSDPTSPDQIYLRNLVYNLSVGNSKNFEYRVFIMDTSSPNAFAMPGGILFVTKGLLSMVKSEAELAAILGHEIGHVELSHCMDGVRGELLARKIGAASLGEFADIAVGLLIRPSFSKNQEDEADQYGYELLRREKYDPYAMGRTFRRLKEATGEGEASLSPIQEYFMTHPHLEHRSEKFTEMAKKEDEGSYYVGAKNLNERSSRYEQEYEEEFVKR
- a CDS encoding DUF2339 domain-containing protein, which produces MLEMLGFFAILAAIFYLIFPFILSSRIRELTTRIQELEKRFGEGTTMPETSRPLENEKPSQKEEKPIQVREASPKVAKTVSAPANSPSTIPSPQKQERIEKIQEPAQRSEAWQRFEKQIAENWTGILGTIILVMGVGFLGIYAALNMSPFFRFLMVLGIGLALFGTSVFLIRKDFWEQIGYWLRSGSGAVVLFACVSSASVPGMKWIQSEFLALVLILVGVTINLALAWFSSLQRFASLHIILSLVSLAILPFTTLIFFLGMGVSFFSVLLSYRAKWEFHLLQTTLSFLVLNFIYKTHFSLAAPILDSMQSRTWGILGTLLVGVAAILVHYRKVYSSEKFEALPFVTHLFSWAGIGLGLALYSTGSVWNPLILILSSVLLFFWARTARETKKIRWLYLTDSLVSLSIAFVGVLLLSRLEIDKFAITVFSSLLFSIFFIVASEEKETFLQKVGAALLHFSWGLFLLLLLEDQSSSNKVGFISTTVTCLGMLALSFGIQIYDSIRNKNSATAVDDIYGLLEGHKISPSGIFAGLFASAICFLAFPWQYSEFYLPIFGIVLLAIRQNRNWNGLGIGLFPFLLALHALVIYRISHLEPWDILLRDLPAIVFSFLCIPLSRIKLNSEKTLYFSQPGAILFSSHILFLSYWVANPISPFLPGILWLLLSVFYLEAKVFFEKKQETWNQSWKSSIIASRNVWAVFAISFVVLFLGAHILVHLQSEYSFGIFKIRFLIQIFAIAIFLYWATSSSSQTFDTLWDRILPFFWELSAIMATIAIALEVPNQWLAVGWILWAFLLEWIGYKFHARVSRFRFYSLCFFWYSCIHVGFVSSTNTTPSLYWADQEWFGGLIAILLLTVYLVRMYKLPYRAGSEAEGFPSTIKQIAEKLEPRYNIAIFYPLFAAIALFLYWSFDSSLLTLLWMVEVFIVFVIGLLLKEEHFRYVSLGAMIVCLVRLIFWDLSNSSTITRALVFLGVGGILILMNTLYGKFKSKEGSDAA